A single window of Achromobacter xylosoxidans DNA harbors:
- a CDS encoding DegT/DnrJ/EryC1/StrS family aminotransferase: MQLAAPSFDESEIESVRRCLASGWVTQGPMTRQFEELLAKRHAAPYALATTSCTAALHLATLALGLGPGDEVIVPAFTWITSANAAEYVGAKAVFADVNPNTFNLDPAAFEAAITPRTKAVVAVHLFGLAADMDPIMAIARKHNLAVIEDAACAIGTTYKGTPIGTIGDLGCFSFHPRKVITTGEGGAVTMRTEALAKLVNSFRNHGSTGLPSAEIEPHGPWTMSTFDNLGYNLRLSDIQAAVGIAQFAKLEHLLAERRSRATRYSELLASVSDLVLPTEAADVDGHSYQSYVVRVREGGRDRRNAVMRAMDEKSIQTRPGTHAVVRLGYYANKYKLDATAFPNAILCEDTTITLPIFPNMTDADQALVVQTLTDALRSA, from the coding sequence ATGCAACTCGCTGCCCCCTCGTTCGACGAAAGCGAAATCGAAAGTGTGCGCCGCTGTCTCGCCAGCGGCTGGGTGACGCAAGGTCCGATGACGCGTCAATTCGAAGAGCTGCTCGCCAAGCGCCATGCTGCCCCGTACGCGCTGGCCACGACGTCTTGTACCGCCGCGTTGCACCTGGCCACGCTGGCCTTGGGACTGGGGCCGGGGGACGAGGTCATCGTGCCGGCGTTCACCTGGATCACCTCGGCCAACGCCGCGGAATACGTGGGCGCCAAGGCGGTTTTCGCGGACGTCAATCCGAACACGTTCAATCTGGATCCGGCAGCGTTTGAAGCCGCCATCACGCCGCGCACCAAGGCCGTCGTCGCAGTCCACCTGTTCGGCCTGGCCGCCGACATGGATCCCATCATGGCGATAGCCCGTAAGCACAATCTGGCGGTCATCGAAGATGCCGCATGTGCGATCGGCACCACCTACAAGGGAACGCCGATCGGCACCATCGGCGATCTGGGCTGTTTCTCGTTCCATCCCCGCAAAGTGATCACAACAGGTGAGGGCGGCGCTGTCACCATGCGGACCGAGGCCCTGGCCAAGCTGGTCAACAGTTTCCGCAACCACGGCTCCACGGGATTGCCGTCGGCGGAAATCGAGCCGCATGGCCCGTGGACGATGTCGACCTTCGACAATCTGGGATACAACCTGCGTCTGTCGGATATCCAGGCAGCGGTCGGCATTGCCCAGTTTGCGAAGCTGGAGCATCTGCTGGCCGAGCGTCGTTCGCGGGCAACGCGGTATTCCGAATTGTTGGCCTCGGTTTCCGATCTGGTACTGCCGACCGAAGCTGCCGACGTCGATGGCCATTCGTATCAGAGCTACGTGGTGCGCGTGCGTGAAGGTGGTCGTGACCGCCGCAACGCCGTAATGCGGGCCATGGATGAAAAAAGCATACAAACCCGGCCGGGTACGCATGCGGTGGTGCGCCTGGGCTATTACGCGAACAAGTACAAGCTGGACGCGACGGCGTTTCCCAACGCCATCCTGTGTGAAGACACCACGATCACGTTGCCGATCTTCCCTAATATGACCGATGCGGATCAAGCCTTGGTGGTACAAACCCTGACCGACGCGCTGCGTAGCGCCTGA